A region of the Paraburkholderia flava genome:
GATGACCGTGCTTGAAAACGTGCAGATGGCGCTGGTGTCGCGCGAACGCAAGCTGTTCGGTCTTTGGAAACCGGCCGCATCGTGGCACGCGGACGAAGCGCTCGAACTGCTCGAAAAGGTCGGCATGGCCGCGGACGCGCATCGTTCGTGCGGCGTGCTCGCGTACGGTGACGTGAAGCGCGTCGAACTCGCGATCGCGCTCGCGAATCGTCCCAAATTGCTGCTGATGGACGAGCCGACCGCCGGCATGGCGCCGCAGGAACGCAACGCGTTGATGGCGCTGACCAAGCGGCTGGTTATCGAACGCAACATCGGTGTGCTGTTCACCGAGCACAGCATGGACGTCGTGTTCGCTTACGCAGACAAAATGATTGTCCTCGCGCGCGGCAAGCTGATCGCCGAAGGCGACGCCGAATCGATCCGCAACGACACGCGCGTGCAGGAGGTCTACTTCGGCACGGGCAAGACGTTTCAGCCGCGTGCGCCGCTTGCATCGTCCGCGTCGGGATCGGGAGCGCTGCAATGACCACAACCAGCGAGCCGCTGCTGAAAGTCTCCGGCCTCAACGCGTTCTACGGCCGCGCGCACATCCTGTTCGATGTGAACCTCGAAGTCGGACGCGGCGAAGTCGTCGCGCTGATGGGCCGCAACGGCGCGGGTAAATCGACGACGATGAAAGCGGTGATGGGTCTGCTGCCGCGTCGCGAAGGACACGTGACGTTTCGCGGCAC
Encoded here:
- a CDS encoding ABC transporter ATP-binding protein; the protein is MSLLRVAGLSKAFGGLTAVDDVSFDLAAGQLLALLGPNGAGKSTCFNMVNGQLRPSAGSIQLDGHELVGMRPRDIWRLGVGRTFQIAATFNSMTVLENVQMALVSRERKLFGLWKPAASWHADEALELLEKVGMAADAHRSCGVLAYGDVKRVELAIALANRPKLLLMDEPTAGMAPQERNALMALTKRLVIERNIGVLFTEHSMDVVFAYADKMIVLARGKLIAEGDAESIRNDTRVQEVYFGTGKTFQPRAPLASSASGSGALQ